CTCGCGGAGCAAGTGTTTCAGACGGCCGTTCTCAGCAAGCATCGGCACCGGAATGCTCTTTGCAAACTCAAAAAGCTTGTGGTCAAGAAAGGGCAAACGCACCTCGACCGCGTGTGCCATATCGAGCCTTTCGGCAGCCAAAACGTAATTCACAAACACCGATTTCATCCACAGATACAGTATTTGCTTAGCCGGTTCGCTACCGTAGAGCGTCGAGCGATAATCGAACTGCCTGAAAAATTCGCGGTACGGGTCGCGACCTTGAAACCGGCGAGCGATGTCCGGAGCAATAATGTCGCCGAGAAGGCCAAATTTTGACGCAACGTATTCGAGCAGATGCGGCGGAAATGCGAGGCCCTGACTAAGCCTTGCGAGCCAAGGCGACGTTTTGGCGATCTCGCGTTGAAGGCCGCCTTTCGGCCGTAACATCCGCATCGCGATCCGCAACCATTTGGAAAATCCGGACGACGTCCCAGCCGACAAAACGGCCTGGCTCGAAAAATCATATCCGGCAAAAGCTCATCAGCCCCTCACCGGCCAGCACGACCTTATATCCCGCATCGCGGACATTGCGGCTGAGGCGAAATCGGGCGGGGCCGTGTGCGTTGTAATGGATCATCTCACCGCGCCTGACAGCTTCCTCGAAATCCTCCGCAAAATCGGCCGCATTGACCGGGACCGGATGATAGTTGGCTCCGACAAATTCAGCGGTCAAGCGAGAACTTTCATTCTCATTAAAATCATCGTGATCGAATGCGATCGTGAACGCGGTCATAGGCGATTCGGCAAATGTCGCTGCCAAGCCGAGCACCGATGACGAATCGACTCCGCCGCTCAAATAGCAACCCACCGGCACATCGGCACGCATTCTAAGGCGAACAGCCTCACTGAGCAATTCGCGGACTCGTTCAACACAGTCCTCCGACGAAAGGGCAAATGTTTTCGCATTGTCACGCGGATATTCGACGTCCCAGTAGCGTTTTAGGGTGACAACTCCGTCCCTGATCCTTAAAAAATGGCCGGGCGGGATTTGGCGCACGCCGCCGAAAAGGCTTCGGTCCTGATCGACCGAAAAATACAGATGTTGGTAAACCGACTCGTAATCCCACGATGGCCGTAACCCGGCCGCAAAGATCGCCTTTACCTCCGACGCGAGATAGATATTGTCTCCATCAACGGCGTAAAAGAGCGGCTTGATCCCGAAGCGGTCACGGGCGGCAAAAAGCTCACTGCGGCCGGCGTCCCAGATCGCAAAAGCAAACTCGCCTCGGAGATGCTCGAGGCAACCGACGCCATATTGTTCGTAAAGATGAAGGGCGATCTCACTGTCGGAGAGCGTCGAAAAGCGATGTCCGTGCTGCTCCAGTTCTGCCCTAATGCGTTCAAAATCGTAGAATTCGCCGTTGACGATCAGGCGGAGCGAATCGTCCTCGTTGGCCATCGGCTGGCTACCGGTCGCGGCGTCGATGAGGCTCAGGCGAGCGTGCCCTAGCCCGACGCGGCCATCAGAGTCGATCCACGAACCTACACCGTCAGGGCCTCGCGGACGGAGTTGTTCAATTGCACTATCGAGGCGTCCGGCGTTTACGGGTTCGCTTTGTGAATATATAGCAATAATTCCGCACATAATTTTTAATATTTACAGGCAGATTCCTATCGGTTAGGGTTGAGCCTCCCGATATTCGAACGTTGCTTCGCCGTTTGCGCAGCTAAAGCTCATCAATAAATGCTCGCTAAGCTCCGGCGGACGCCCCGAGGGATCGATCCGCTCGAGTGAATAGAATGCGTCGATCGTGCCCAAGGGCCTTGCGTGGCGGCAATATCGCTCGGCGATCCGCGTCTGCAAGACTGCACGGACCTCCGCCCGCCTGTCCGGCGGCACACGCATCCACGTGACACCGTGCAGATAAGACTGTAGCAAGATGCCGCGAAACGATTGCGGGATCAATTCGGAAGCCGGCGTTTCAGTCGATGATCCATCAGCGTTTCGTTCGAGCACTCGGTAATGCAATCGGAAATTACGTTCGTCGATCCAGTTAAGCAACTGATATTGCTGAGCGATCCCGACCAGCCAGAGAGCACCGAAAAACGTCATCTGTACCGGTCCGAGGCCTTCATACCGATCATCGTCAAACTCGCTGCTTCGGGCGGTTTCGGCAGTAGCGGCGATGGTATGCCATTCGGCTGATACCCGCGTCGGCTTGCGCCAGTTTGGCAACGAAACCGAACTGAGCATCGCAAGTGTGAGCGTCGCCGCGACAAAGACGGCCGCACCCTCCGATATCCCAAACCGTGGTCGGGTCGGCGGAGGCACTCGCTCGGCCGTTTGTGGGCCGATCAGGGCCATTATCTCTTCGCCAAAAATAAGGACGGCGGCGGCCAGACAGGCAATGTTTGCAAACGGTATGTTAAGCGTCACGACCGTGCCGGCGTGCAGGCCGAAGAGTCCGCATAGCAAAACGTATTTTAAGATATGGCGCGCCGCAACAGAAGGATCAGCGGGAATAGAGGTTCGAAGACCAATGCACAGTAATCGAGTACTTTCAGGTAAGGTATGTGCGACGCATTCCAAAAATCCGCTCCGTACGAGATCGGCAGTTTGTAAATGACGTACATCGCCGTACCGTCCAGCCACATCGGGCTGGTCCATTTCCAGAGCCCTGCAACGAGATAGATGAGAGCTAAATTCCAAAAAAAGCACCGCAAGCCGAGCCCCTGGACCGTCACCGAGGCCCACTCTGCCATTTTTTTGCGGCCACCGCGAATCCAATCGCTTAGAACAAGCGTCCGGCCGACCGGCAGGACCAATAGCCAGAAGATGATGAGATGCATTATGGCGTCATCGACGTACATCACCATAAAATTCCAACGATAGGTGCTGACCGCAATGACAAAGAGCAAAAATGCGAAAAGCTTTGGGCGATAGCCGGCG
This is a stretch of genomic DNA from Chloracidobacterium sp.. It encodes these proteins:
- the asnB gene encoding asparagine synthase (glutamine-hydrolyzing), which encodes MCGIIAIYSQSEPVNAGRLDSAIEQLRPRGPDGVGSWIDSDGRVGLGHARLSLIDAATGSQPMANEDDSLRLIVNGEFYDFERIRAELEQHGHRFSTLSDSEIALHLYEQYGVGCLEHLRGEFAFAIWDAGRSELFAARDRFGIKPLFYAVDGDNIYLASEVKAIFAAGLRPSWDYESVYQHLYFSVDQDRSLFGGVRQIPPGHFLRIRDGVVTLKRYWDVEYPRDNAKTFALSSEDCVERVRELLSEAVRLRMRADVPVGCYLSGGVDSSSVLGLAATFAESPMTAFTIAFDHDDFNENESSRLTAEFVGANYHPVPVNAADFAEDFEEAVRRGEMIHYNAHGPARFRLSRNVRDAGYKVVLAGEGLMSFCRI